In bacterium, the following are encoded in one genomic region:
- the rpmC gene encoding 50S ribosomal protein L29, which translates to MKKKEIQQLKTKPVEELKKMLSEQTENLWTLKQSLLNGKVKNVKEMRDVKKGIARLMTFVKQNNGTK; encoded by the coding sequence ATGAAAAAGAAAGAAATTCAACAACTGAAAACGAAGCCCGTCGAAGAATTGAAAAAAATGCTGTCCGAACAGACGGAAAATTTGTGGACTTTAAAGCAGAGCCTATTGAACGGCAAAGTTAAAAATGTTAAAGAGATGCGTGACGTTAAGAAGGGAATTGCCCGACTTATGACGTTCGTCAAACAAAACAATGGAACAAAATAA
- the rpsQ gene encoding 30S ribosomal protein S17 translates to MEQNKAKAEVKHRKLQGVVVSDKMQKTAVVAVTHERKHSKYLKYFKVTTRLKAHNENNEYKTGEVVVIEETRPLSKEKRWKIIERIVEKKA, encoded by the coding sequence ATGGAACAAAATAAAGCCAAAGCTGAAGTTAAGCACCGTAAACTCCAAGGAGTGGTGGTTTCGGATAAAATGCAGAAAACTGCAGTCGTGGCTGTGACGCATGAGCGAAAGCATTCTAAATATTTGAAATACTTTAAGGTCACTACCCGTCTTAAAGCCCACAATGAAAATAACGAATACAAGACAGGGGAGGTAGTAGTCATTGAAGAAACCCGCCCGCTCTCTAAAGAGAAGCGCTGGAAAATCATAGAAAGAATTGTTGAGAAAAAAGCATAA
- the rplN gene encoding 50S ribosomal protein L14, translating into MIQERTILKVADNSGAKTVRCFRVLGGSRRRYAEVGDVIVASVQVAEPRKPVKKKDVVRAVVVRQHKALRRADGSYVRFDDNAVVLIDDKLEPKGTRIFGPIAREVKEKGYESIASLAEELI; encoded by the coding sequence ATGATCCAAGAACGAACAATCTTAAAAGTTGCCGACAATTCAGGAGCGAAAACCGTTCGTTGTTTTCGCGTTCTCGGAGGTAGTCGCCGCCGCTACGCCGAAGTAGGGGATGTCATCGTGGCTTCTGTACAGGTAGCCGAACCGAGGAAGCCGGTAAAGAAAAAGGATGTTGTGAGAGCGGTGGTAGTCCGTCAGCACAAAGCCTTGCGTCGCGCCGATGGATCCTATGTGCGCTTTGACGACAACGCGGTCGTTTTAATTGACGACAAACTTGAGCCAAAGGGCACCCGCATCTTCGGACCAATTGCCCGCGAGGTCAAAGAAAAAGGTTATGAAAGTATTGCTTCATTAGCAGAAGAATTAATTTAA
- the rplX gene encoding 50S ribosomal protein L24: protein MLKKNDTVKIIVGKDRGKTGKVLRVDVKNGMVLVEGLNTVKKHVRPKKQGEKGQTISLPQPLYFSKVMLFCSSCAKGVRTRVRMTENKTSSVTLKERVCIKCQNVI, encoded by the coding sequence ATGCTTAAGAAAAACGACACAGTAAAAATAATCGTAGGAAAAGATCGCGGTAAAACCGGCAAGGTTTTGCGCGTGGATGTAAAGAATGGAATGGTGCTGGTAGAAGGCTTAAACACCGTTAAAAAGCATGTCCGTCCGAAAAAACAGGGGGAAAAAGGCCAGACGATTTCCTTGCCGCAGCCTTTATATTTTTCAAAAGTTATGCTATTTTGCTCTAGTTGCGCCAAAGGCGTAAGAACCAGGGTTAGAATGACCGAAAATAAGACTTCCAGTGTCACCCTAAAAGAGAGGGTGTGCATAAAATGCCAGAACGTAATCTAG